The following are encoded together in the Bubalus kerabau isolate K-KA32 ecotype Philippines breed swamp buffalo chromosome 3, PCC_UOA_SB_1v2, whole genome shotgun sequence genome:
- the LOC129647308 gene encoding craniofacial development protein 2-like, which yields VDVTGDRSKVRCCKEQYCIGTWNVRSINQGKLDVVKQEMARVNVDILGISELKWTGMGEFNSDDHYIYYCRHESLRRNGVAIMVNKRVQNAVLGCNLKNDRMISVRFQGKPFNSTVIQVYAPTSNTEEAEVEQFYEDLQDLLELAPKKDVLFIIGDWNAKVGSQEIPGVTGKFGLGIQNEAGQRLIEFCQENALVIANTLFQQHKRRLYTWTSPDGQHRNQIDYTLCSQRWRSSIQSTKTRPGADCGSDHELLIAKFRLKLKKIGKTIRTFRYDINQTPYEAEDNSNGTGQRSKNRNRTIPSVKMELYS from the coding sequence gtggatgtgactggtgatagaagcaaggtccgatgctgtaaagagcaatattgcataggaacctggaatgttaggtccatcaatcaaggcaaattggatgtggtaaaacaagagatggcaagagtgaatgtcgacattctaggaatcagcgaactgaaatggactggaatgggtgaatttaactcagatgaccattatatctactactgcaggcacgaatccctcagaagaaatggagtggccatcatggtcaacaaaagagtccaaaatgcagtacttggatgcaatctcaaaaatgacagaatgatctctgttcgtttccaaggcaaaccattcaatagcacagtaatccaagtctatgccccaaccagtaacactgaagaagctgaagttgaacagttctatgaagacctccaagaccttttagaactagcacccaaaaaagatgtccttttcattataggggactggaatgcaaaagtaggaagtcaagaaatacctggagtaacaggcaaatttggccttggaatacagaatgaagcaggccaaagactaatagagttttgccaagaaaatgcactggtcatagcaaacaccctcttccaacaacacaagagaagactctacacatggacatcaccagatggtcaacaccgaaatcagattgattatactctttgcagccaaagatggagaagctctatacagtcaacaaaaacgagaccaggagctgactgtggctcagatcatgaactccttattgccaaattcagactgaaattgaagaaaatagggaaaaccattagaacattcaggtatgacataaatcaaaccccttatga